From Echinicola soli, a single genomic window includes:
- a CDS encoding SusC/RagA family TonB-linked outer membrane protein: MNTKLLFATLVVGSGMLLSNANATGNPPSISYGTARIQQDAETVRGTIRDADSGELMPGVNVRLKNTSKGTVTDIDGKFEIEVEGPQSVLVFSFIGYVSQEVTVGNQGVMEISLHSDLESLEEVVVVGYGTQVKRNVTGSVSSVEVDQLETQPNTNIGQALRGRVAGVQFTDNGRPGQGGNVLVRGQRSITASNDPLIILDGAFFNGELSDINPSDVASMEVLKDASASAIYGSRAANGVILITSKKGTSEKPLIRINSYAGVSDWSYKMPLYSPDEYLQRRLDFRSQNQPNDPIVTVRELLSAEEREMYDAGRTVDPWDEISQNASQKSINLSVSGQSDKTNYFISGSYVDEEGLIYGDRASRISMRLNLTNEITSWLKIGANTQYVQRDLSGVEASVLNGYWLTPYAKMYYDDAKTDPVPYPTGDNLVNNPMFNALLMDNEQISNNLMANLFAIIDVPFLEGLSYRFNYNPNIRWDHDYSFQPIYQRNGINNPGTGRKYNQNRKNWQYENIVTYTKEINDHGFDVTLLYGRNHAFREGTFAEGRGFVNDANGWHNLEIAETQQIETEGAQQDGVSSMARLNYRFKNRYMITLTARRDGASVFGEDKKFGTFPSVALGWVMSDEAFMLNQKTIDMLKFRLSYGEVGNQAVSAYRALDRSNSFQYVFGSDTYTALFPNPEYMPNPSLGWETTASFNAAVDFELWKGRLSGTAEFYDMTTTDLLLARSLPAMTGFWSTTANLGQTSNTGFELTLNGGIIQKKDFSWNSTLTFSTNKNRIDHLYYADSDGDGQEDDDLGNRWFIGQPIGVTYDYAFDGIYQEGDEMPDGYQAGWIRVKDLNNDDQITPEDRTVLGQTAPKYRLGLNNQFNYKNWSLSVFINAMTGWEAQFNLLDVSTQTGNSYPGRSVNFLNAGYWTPENQSNDRPGLTYTNPLGRGYYLSRDFVRIQDATLAYSFPEVMLEKWRMSGLKVYVSGRNLATFTDWLGPDPESGNNTITNLYPTPRTIIAGLNISF; the protein is encoded by the coding sequence ATGAACACAAAATTACTCTTTGCCACCTTGGTGGTAGGAAGTGGCATGTTGCTCTCAAATGCCAATGCTACTGGAAATCCACCCTCTATTTCATATGGGACAGCGCGAATACAGCAAGATGCAGAAACTGTCCGCGGCACTATCCGGGATGCAGATAGTGGTGAGTTGATGCCTGGCGTAAACGTACGCCTAAAAAACACAAGTAAAGGTACTGTTACGGATATTGACGGTAAGTTTGAAATCGAAGTAGAAGGCCCACAAAGCGTCTTGGTTTTTTCATTTATTGGTTACGTTTCCCAAGAAGTAACTGTTGGCAATCAAGGTGTCATGGAAATATCACTTCATTCTGACCTGGAGAGCTTGGAAGAAGTGGTGGTTGTCGGTTATGGTACGCAGGTAAAGCGAAATGTCACAGGGTCAGTGAGCTCCGTGGAGGTGGATCAACTAGAAACCCAACCTAACACCAATATCGGCCAAGCTCTACGAGGAAGAGTGGCCGGAGTGCAGTTTACCGACAATGGCCGTCCAGGCCAAGGGGGGAACGTGCTTGTCCGGGGTCAACGTTCCATTACTGCTAGTAATGACCCATTGATAATTTTGGATGGGGCTTTTTTTAACGGTGAGCTGTCTGATATCAATCCGTCTGACGTCGCTTCTATGGAAGTATTGAAGGATGCAAGTGCTTCTGCGATTTATGGATCGAGGGCCGCCAACGGGGTGATCTTGATTACTTCCAAAAAGGGAACATCCGAAAAACCACTCATCAGAATCAATTCCTATGCAGGTGTGTCTGATTGGAGTTATAAAATGCCCCTCTATTCTCCTGACGAATACCTTCAGCGACGACTTGACTTCAGATCCCAAAACCAGCCTAATGATCCGATAGTGACTGTACGTGAGTTGCTAAGTGCAGAAGAAAGGGAAATGTATGATGCTGGAAGAACCGTAGATCCATGGGATGAGATTTCGCAGAATGCCTCGCAGAAATCCATTAACCTCAGCGTTTCTGGTCAGAGCGACAAAACCAATTATTTCATTTCGGGAAGTTATGTGGATGAGGAAGGACTGATTTATGGTGACCGAGCCAGTAGAATTTCCATGCGTTTAAACCTAACCAACGAAATCACTAGTTGGCTGAAAATTGGAGCAAATACCCAGTACGTACAGCGTGATCTTTCAGGTGTGGAAGCATCAGTTTTGAACGGCTATTGGCTAACCCCTTATGCCAAAATGTATTATGACGATGCCAAAACAGACCCGGTACCTTATCCTACAGGGGATAATCTGGTAAATAATCCTATGTTCAATGCGCTACTAATGGACAACGAGCAGATTTCCAATAATCTCATGGCCAATTTATTTGCGATCATTGATGTTCCATTCCTGGAAGGGCTAAGTTATCGGTTCAATTACAACCCAAACATTCGCTGGGACCACGATTATTCCTTTCAGCCGATTTATCAGAGAAATGGGATCAATAATCCCGGTACCGGTAGAAAGTACAATCAAAACCGGAAGAATTGGCAGTACGAAAATATCGTAACCTACACCAAGGAAATTAATGATCATGGTTTTGACGTCACATTGCTCTATGGTCGTAACCATGCTTTCAGAGAAGGGACCTTTGCAGAAGGTAGGGGATTTGTCAATGATGCGAATGGATGGCATAACCTTGAAATAGCGGAGACCCAGCAGATCGAAACAGAAGGGGCTCAGCAGGACGGGGTATCTTCTATGGCGCGATTGAATTATCGGTTCAAAAACCGCTATATGATTACACTTACCGCTAGAAGGGATGGTGCATCGGTATTTGGTGAAGATAAAAAATTCGGGACTTTTCCCTCTGTGGCTTTGGGCTGGGTGATGAGCGATGAAGCCTTTATGCTAAATCAGAAGACCATCGATATGCTGAAATTCCGGCTAAGTTATGGTGAAGTGGGTAACCAGGCTGTTTCGGCATACCGAGCATTGGATAGATCTAATTCCTTCCAATATGTTTTTGGCTCAGATACGTATACTGCCCTTTTCCCAAACCCGGAATATATGCCAAACCCAAGTTTGGGGTGGGAGACGACCGCTTCCTTTAATGCAGCGGTGGATTTTGAACTTTGGAAGGGGAGATTATCTGGTACGGCAGAATTTTATGATATGACCACCACGGATCTCCTGCTGGCGAGAAGTCTTCCAGCAATGACCGGATTCTGGTCCACCACTGCCAACTTGGGACAAACCAGCAACACTGGATTTGAATTGACCTTAAATGGCGGTATTATCCAGAAGAAGGACTTTTCTTGGAACAGTACCTTGACGTTTTCCACTAATAAAAACCGAATCGACCATCTGTACTATGCAGATTCTGACGGGGATGGACAGGAAGATGATGACCTTGGCAACAGGTGGTTTATCGGTCAACCCATTGGGGTGACCTATGATTATGCTTTTGATGGCATCTATCAAGAAGGAGATGAGATGCCAGATGGCTACCAAGCAGGATGGATAAGGGTAAAAGACCTGAACAATGATGACCAAATTACGCCCGAAGATAGAACCGTCCTAGGACAAACAGCTCCTAAATATCGCTTGGGCCTGAACAATCAATTCAATTATAAAAACTGGTCACTTTCTGTTTTTATCAATGCGATGACAGGTTGGGAAGCGCAGTTTAACCTGCTGGATGTAAGTACCCAAACCGGGAATAGCTATCCCGGCAGATCAGTGAATTTCCTCAATGCTGGTTACTGGACTCCCGAAAACCAGTCTAATGATCGACCGGGACTTACCTACACCAACCCGCTGGGAAGAGGATATTACCTCAGCAGGGATTTTGTAAGGATTCAGGATGCTACACTTGCCTATAGCTTCCCTGAGGTAATGTTGGAAAAATGGAGAATGTCAGGATTAAAAGTATATGTAAGTGGGAGAAACCTCGCCACCTTTACTGATTGGCTCGGCCCTGATCCTGAAAGTGGAAACAATACCATTACCAACCTGTATCCAACCCCACGAACTATAATAGCGGGACTAAATATCAGCTTTTAA
- the galB gene encoding beta-galactosidase GalB has translation MHRVKSFFLLLFVLALCWNCTAPDDKERQVIDFNSGWHFQLGDHPNAISADFDVSNWRELNLPHDWSIEGDFSEDHPTKPEGGALPAGIGWYRKAFRLPTEAKEQSIWIEFDGVYRNGEVWINGHRLGIRPNGYSSFKYDLSEFLNYGDDVNVLAVRVDNSQQPNSRWYTGSGIYRNVRLIRTGKVHVEHWGTYVTTPEITDSSASVNMEVMVKNEGFNERNLTVRSTILDAEGEEVAQEEHSLTLGNGESTDIMQHFTVPSPKLWSTEQPYLYKVVTQVFAGMQLMDDYQTPLGIRYFEFDAKEGFSLNGKPMKILGVCNHHDLGALGAAVNKRAIERRLEILKEMGVNAIRTAHNPPAPELLELCDEMGFIVQDEAFDVWKKKKVDADSHLFWEEWHRRDLEDLILRDRNHPSIMMWSIGNEIREQFDSTGISITKELVRIVKSLDTTRVVTCALTENIPSKNFIYQSKALDLLGFNYKHKDHKKFPKWYPGEKLIATENMSALATRGQYDFPSDTVMRWPQAHDKPLETGNDDLTVSAYDQVSAYWGSTHEETWKSIKDQDFMAGLFVWTGFDYLGEPIPYPYPARSSYFGIVDLAGFPKDSYYMYKSEWTSDTVLHVFPHWNWEEGQEVDVWAYYNQADEVELFLNGESLGTKKKVGDDLHVMWRVPYEPGTLRAVSRKDGKAILEKKVFTAGDAQKVTLNPDRKIIKADGKDLSFITVNICDMDGNMVPNANNMVNFEIQGEGKIMGVDNGYQASLEPFKANYRKAFNGKCLLIVQSTGEAGNISIRATAEHLQPGEIVLETVD, from the coding sequence ATGCATAGAGTCAAGAGTTTTTTTCTACTACTTTTCGTTTTAGCGCTTTGCTGGAATTGTACTGCACCAGATGATAAAGAGCGTCAGGTGATTGATTTTAACAGCGGTTGGCATTTTCAGTTGGGAGATCATCCCAATGCCATCAGTGCAGATTTTGATGTGTCCAATTGGCGGGAGCTAAATCTTCCCCATGACTGGAGTATCGAAGGGGATTTCAGTGAGGATCATCCGACCAAGCCAGAGGGAGGCGCTTTGCCTGCAGGAATAGGCTGGTACAGAAAAGCTTTTAGGCTTCCCACAGAGGCAAAGGAACAAAGCATTTGGATTGAGTTTGATGGGGTTTATAGAAACGGAGAAGTATGGATCAATGGCCATCGGTTAGGGATTCGCCCAAACGGCTACAGCTCTTTCAAGTATGACCTAAGCGAATTTTTGAATTACGGGGACGATGTAAATGTTTTGGCCGTTCGTGTGGATAATTCCCAGCAGCCCAACTCCCGTTGGTATACTGGGTCGGGTATTTATAGAAATGTACGCTTGATTCGTACGGGGAAAGTCCATGTAGAACACTGGGGAACCTATGTCACCACTCCCGAAATCACTGACTCTTCGGCTTCTGTAAATATGGAAGTGATGGTGAAGAATGAGGGATTTAATGAACGGAACCTGACTGTCCGGTCGACCATCTTGGATGCTGAAGGAGAAGAAGTGGCCCAGGAGGAACATTCCCTTACGCTTGGTAATGGTGAAAGTACCGATATCATGCAGCACTTTACTGTTCCCTCTCCCAAATTATGGTCCACAGAACAGCCATATTTATATAAAGTGGTCACCCAGGTTTTTGCAGGAATGCAGCTAATGGATGATTATCAGACGCCGTTGGGGATTCGGTATTTTGAATTTGATGCTAAAGAAGGTTTTTCCTTAAATGGAAAGCCAATGAAAATCCTGGGTGTTTGTAACCACCACGATCTTGGGGCTTTGGGCGCGGCAGTGAATAAGCGAGCCATCGAACGACGATTGGAAATCCTAAAGGAAATGGGGGTAAATGCCATTAGAACAGCTCATAACCCGCCAGCTCCCGAACTGTTGGAGCTCTGCGATGAGATGGGGTTTATTGTGCAGGATGAGGCTTTTGATGTGTGGAAAAAGAAAAAGGTAGATGCGGATAGCCACCTCTTTTGGGAAGAATGGCACCGTAGGGACTTGGAAGATCTGATCCTTAGGGACAGAAACCACCCGTCCATCATGATGTGGAGTATTGGCAATGAGATCCGGGAGCAGTTTGACAGTACGGGAATTAGCATTACCAAGGAATTGGTTAGAATCGTAAAGAGTCTGGATACCACACGCGTAGTGACATGTGCCCTGACCGAGAATATTCCATCGAAGAATTTTATTTACCAATCCAAAGCACTTGACCTGTTAGGGTTTAACTACAAACATAAAGACCATAAAAAATTCCCAAAATGGTACCCGGGCGAAAAGCTCATTGCCACAGAAAACATGTCGGCATTGGCCACAAGAGGCCAATATGACTTTCCTTCCGATACCGTAATGCGTTGGCCACAGGCTCATGATAAGCCATTGGAAACGGGTAATGACGATTTGACGGTTTCCGCTTATGATCAGGTTTCCGCTTACTGGGGCAGCACCCACGAGGAAACCTGGAAATCCATCAAGGATCAGGACTTTATGGCCGGGCTTTTCGTATGGACGGGATTCGATTATCTGGGAGAGCCGATTCCTTATCCTTATCCAGCGAGAAGTTCTTACTTTGGCATAGTGGATTTGGCAGGGTTCCCCAAAGATTCCTACTACATGTACAAAAGTGAGTGGACTTCCGATACGGTGCTGCATGTTTTTCCCCACTGGAACTGGGAAGAGGGGCAAGAGGTGGATGTATGGGCCTATTATAACCAAGCCGATGAAGTGGAATTGTTCCTGAATGGAGAATCTCTGGGAACCAAGAAAAAAGTAGGTGATGACCTTCATGTGATGTGGCGCGTTCCATACGAACCGGGAACCCTCAGGGCAGTGTCCAGAAAAGACGGTAAAGCGATATTGGAAAAGAAAGTTTTCACTGCTGGTGATGCCCAAAAGGTAACGTTGAATCCAGATCGAAAAATCATCAAAGCAGATGGGAAAGATCTCTCCTTTATTACCGTGAACATCTGTGATATGGATGGAAATATGGTGCCCAATGCCAATAATATGGTCAATTTCGAAATCCAGGGAGAAGGAAAGATTATGGGCGTCGACAATGGCTATCAAGCTAGTCTGGAACCTTTTAAGGCTAATTACAGGAAAGCATTTAACGGTAAATGCCTGCTGATCGTCCAATCCACAGGTGAGGCAGGCAATATTTCTATTCGTGCCACCGCAGAGCACCTACAGCCAGGGGAGATTGTCTTGGAGACGGTGGATTGA
- a CDS encoding SusC/RagA family TonB-linked outer membrane protein, with the protein MNPKLLIMLAGVWLGMHAPAIGTVADTGPIPHSSFVFPVDKTIRGVVKDAEDGQTIPGVNVMLKGTQNGTVTDMDGAFQLTVPDDASTLMVSFVGYLSKEVSIGNQGNLEILLEQDVQNLDEVVVVGYGTARKRDLTGAVSRVGEEGFNKGVNVSPDQLIQGKVAGVDIINNSGAPGGQVTFRIRGTSSVRSGNQPLFVVDGVPLDGRNTKPGATAGELGSTEGSNPLNFINPNDIESIDVLKDASATAIYGSRGANGVVIITTKKGKSGAPKVTVDMSTAVSTMVRRPDIMDGDTYRQALQHRGIEGNNGGDAVDAFDEITQTALTNRLNLSVSGGGEKNNYRLSLGYHDQEGVVKESGLKKYTASYTTSYRFLPEDRVKLDVSLIASNTVEQGAPIAENSNVNGSLIGNAIEWNPTVPFRYADGSFVQRIYNQEGYEVAGLSTNPAALLAYYNDKSNVTNILGNVALTVNIIDGLDYRFSIGVNHAKGNRTVDTSGELFLSTITDLGLAISNSSTLTSQTLNHTLNYKKDLGKVHLNALLGYEFQDYKSYVNNISARGFTSFDVFGTDILQNPSRENVGVSSFRDPTNQLQSFFGRVNLNFSDRFLLTGTMRADGSTKFGENNKYGYFPSFAGAWVLSEEGFLKSSNLVDNLKFRVGWGITGNQEFPAGASQERYAFGNQQISLVNVANPDLKWETTETVNIGLDFSLFRSRLMGSLEYFDKATTDLLFQLPTIQPAPAAQFWTNVPATVRNRGMELMLSTIVADSEKLLWEVGMNATYLSNELTNYDGAPVWTGQINGNGLGGGSNSQQLVNDHPLNVFKMLRFEGFDEDGEALYSAQEEFVGDPNPNFLLGVNTRLDYGKFGFNMSLNGAFGHQIYNNTANAYLTAANFGLGRNSSPEIGLGNESLANANVVSTRFLEEGNFLRLQNASVSYNLGGIGQVVSNLRFSLTGQNLFLITNYSGFDPEVNTNRSVDGVPSYGIEYAPYPRARTFLLGVSASF; encoded by the coding sequence ATGAACCCAAAATTACTCATAATGCTGGCAGGTGTCTGGTTAGGCATGCATGCTCCAGCAATTGGCACTGTTGCGGACACAGGGCCGATCCCCCATTCTTCATTTGTGTTTCCCGTGGACAAGACCATTCGCGGTGTGGTAAAAGATGCTGAAGATGGGCAGACCATCCCCGGTGTAAACGTGATGCTAAAAGGTACCCAAAACGGTACAGTCACTGATATGGATGGAGCCTTTCAGCTGACTGTTCCTGACGATGCCAGCACGTTGATGGTGTCGTTTGTTGGTTATTTGTCGAAAGAAGTTTCCATTGGCAATCAAGGCAATCTTGAAATTTTATTGGAGCAAGATGTTCAAAACCTGGATGAAGTCGTGGTGGTGGGCTATGGCACGGCCAGAAAGCGTGACCTTACTGGAGCCGTCAGTCGTGTAGGAGAAGAAGGATTCAACAAAGGGGTAAACGTGTCTCCAGACCAGCTGATCCAGGGGAAAGTCGCTGGAGTGGACATCATCAATAACAGTGGTGCTCCCGGAGGCCAAGTGACTTTTAGGATTCGTGGCACTTCCTCCGTGCGTTCAGGTAATCAGCCGCTTTTTGTGGTAGATGGTGTGCCCTTGGACGGCCGAAATACCAAACCCGGGGCGACAGCAGGTGAGCTGGGCAGTACGGAAGGTTCCAATCCGCTCAATTTTATCAATCCCAATGACATCGAATCGATCGATGTGCTGAAGGATGCTTCAGCCACGGCCATTTATGGCTCTAGGGGAGCAAATGGTGTGGTGATCATCACCACCAAAAAAGGAAAGTCCGGCGCTCCTAAGGTGACAGTGGACATGAGCACAGCGGTGAGTACCATGGTGCGCCGACCGGACATCATGGATGGCGATACATATCGTCAGGCATTGCAGCATAGGGGGATAGAAGGCAATAACGGAGGAGATGCCGTGGATGCTTTTGATGAGATCACCCAAACTGCCCTGACCAACAGACTTAACCTCAGTGTAAGCGGTGGTGGAGAAAAAAACAATTACCGTCTTTCGCTGGGATATCATGACCAAGAAGGTGTGGTAAAAGAATCAGGCTTAAAGAAATATACAGCGAGCTATACGACCAGTTACCGCTTCTTACCAGAGGACAGAGTGAAGCTGGACGTCAGCTTGATCGCGTCAAACACAGTGGAGCAGGGCGCTCCTATTGCTGAAAATTCGAATGTCAATGGCAGTTTGATTGGCAATGCGATCGAATGGAATCCCACGGTGCCTTTCCGGTATGCAGACGGGTCATTTGTTCAGCGAATATATAACCAGGAGGGGTATGAAGTTGCCGGATTGTCCACTAACCCAGCAGCACTTTTGGCTTATTATAACGACAAAAGCAATGTGACCAACATTTTGGGAAATGTGGCCCTTACGGTCAATATCATTGATGGCCTGGACTACCGATTTAGCATCGGCGTCAATCATGCCAAGGGCAACCGTACCGTGGACACTTCTGGTGAATTGTTTTTGAGCACCATTACGGATTTGGGCTTGGCCATTTCCAATAGCTCCACTTTGACCAGCCAGACGCTAAATCATACCCTTAACTATAAAAAGGACCTGGGAAAAGTGCATTTGAATGCCCTGCTGGGGTATGAGTTTCAGGATTATAAAAGTTATGTCAACAATATCTCGGCACGTGGCTTCACATCATTTGACGTTTTCGGAACGGATATTTTACAAAACCCTTCGCGTGAAAATGTAGGCGTAAGTTCCTTTCGTGACCCTACCAACCAGCTCCAATCATTCTTTGGTCGTGTCAACCTGAATTTCTCTGATCGATTTTTGTTGACGGGAACCATGCGGGCAGATGGTTCCACGAAGTTTGGTGAGAACAATAAGTACGGTTATTTTCCTTCGTTTGCTGGTGCCTGGGTGCTGAGCGAAGAGGGATTCTTGAAGTCCAGTAACCTCGTGGATAACCTTAAATTCAGAGTGGGGTGGGGCATTACCGGTAATCAGGAGTTCCCAGCGGGAGCTTCCCAAGAACGGTATGCTTTCGGAAATCAGCAAATTTCCCTGGTCAATGTGGCCAATCCAGACTTGAAATGGGAAACTACCGAAACAGTAAACATTGGCCTTGATTTTTCACTCTTCCGATCTAGGCTGATGGGGTCTTTGGAGTATTTTGACAAGGCGACCACTGACTTGTTGTTCCAGTTGCCGACCATTCAGCCGGCGCCGGCCGCCCAGTTTTGGACCAATGTGCCGGCTACTGTGAGAAACAGGGGAATGGAGCTGATGCTGAGCACTATTGTCGCGGATTCGGAAAAATTACTTTGGGAGGTGGGTATGAATGCCACCTATCTCTCCAATGAACTGACCAATTATGACGGAGCTCCCGTGTGGACTGGTCAAATCAATGGAAACGGACTCGGAGGGGGATCCAATTCCCAGCAGCTCGTTAATGACCATCCACTGAACGTATTTAAGATGCTCAGGTTTGAAGGTTTTGATGAAGATGGGGAGGCCCTCTATTCCGCCCAAGAAGAGTTTGTGGGCGATCCAAATCCCAACTTCCTGTTGGGTGTAAACACACGGCTGGACTATGGAAAGTTTGGTTTTAACATGAGCTTAAACGGAGCGTTTGGCCACCAGATTTATAACAACACCGCCAATGCATATTTGACGGCAGCCAATTTTGGCTTGGGAAGGAATTCATCGCCGGAAATTGGCCTGGGCAATGAAAGTCTTGCCAATGCCAATGTGGTTTCCACACGCTTCCTGGAAGAGGGAAATTTCCTAAGACTGCAAAACGCTTCTGTCAGCTATAACCTAGGGGGAATAGGGCAAGTAGTAAGTAATCTTCGCTTCTCACTCACTGGTCAAAACCTGTTTTTGATCACAAATTATAGCGGTTTTGACCCTGAAGTCAATACCAACCGGTCGGTGGACGGTGTTCCGTCGTATGGGATCGAATACGCACCTTATCCGAGAGCAAGGACGTTTCTGCTGGGGGTAAGTGCTTCCTTTTGA
- a CDS encoding RagB/SusD family nutrient uptake outer membrane protein has translation MKKTANKYIKKAAQLLLGASLVGAVISCENDFLEEKPLDFLNSDVVLTNPEGFESAITGLYESVRHLYFREDGSKMQAMYYGTDVATTGDRSLADFKDYGTWLTPTLYAVDHYWNWGYRNLMPRANTIIQYATETDFWDSEEQRNAVIAEARFFRAYAYNFLANLYGDVPIVDQLYRAPKADFQRSPRNEVYDFARQDLEFAAQWLPNEASVDGRVAKAAAYHLLAEVYISLGDYNAAIDAATNVIDDGNYELMRERFGSRVDQPGDVISDLHAQDNQNRSTGNTETIWNLQFEPRSTPGGTVENSKWKGVTWLRAWGPKWWEITDPNGEPGMELSVDSLGRGVAWVRPTNYYSYEIWENESDVRNSSYNIRRTYYYNNPESEYFGQEVQLDPNRLDSMVQFYPMLTKIEGTAEYLEGANYGRSFKDVYLMRLAETYLLRAEAHFLNGNADLAAEDINEVRLRANANSITGADVDLDFILDERARELIIEENRRLTLNRMGELVERTKRYNPQSGPTIQDYHELFPIPQTTIDANIDADMPQNPGYL, from the coding sequence ATGAAAAAAACAGCTAATAAATACATCAAAAAAGCAGCGCAACTATTGCTAGGAGCAAGTTTAGTGGGCGCGGTAATATCTTGCGAAAATGATTTCTTGGAAGAGAAACCACTGGACTTCTTGAATTCCGACGTGGTCCTGACCAATCCAGAGGGCTTTGAAAGTGCCATCACAGGACTTTATGAATCCGTAAGGCACCTTTACTTCCGAGAGGATGGTTCTAAGATGCAGGCAATGTACTATGGAACCGACGTCGCCACCACAGGAGACCGGTCATTGGCGGATTTTAAAGATTATGGGACTTGGCTTACCCCCACGCTTTATGCGGTGGACCATTACTGGAACTGGGGATACAGGAACTTGATGCCAAGGGCCAATACTATAATCCAATATGCAACGGAAACGGATTTTTGGGATAGCGAAGAGCAGCGAAATGCTGTCATAGCAGAAGCGAGGTTTTTCAGGGCTTACGCCTATAATTTCTTGGCAAATTTGTACGGTGATGTGCCCATTGTGGACCAGCTATATCGTGCTCCCAAAGCCGATTTTCAGCGCAGTCCAAGGAATGAAGTGTATGACTTTGCTAGACAGGACCTTGAATTTGCCGCACAGTGGCTTCCTAATGAGGCCAGTGTGGATGGTCGGGTGGCGAAGGCGGCAGCTTACCATTTGCTCGCTGAAGTGTACATCAGCCTTGGTGATTACAATGCGGCTATTGATGCGGCGACCAATGTTATCGATGACGGTAATTATGAGCTTATGAGAGAACGGTTTGGGAGCCGGGTGGATCAGCCGGGAGATGTCATTTCAGACCTCCATGCCCAAGATAACCAAAACCGATCCACTGGTAATACCGAAACGATCTGGAATCTCCAGTTTGAACCTCGATCCACCCCAGGAGGTACCGTCGAAAACAGTAAGTGGAAAGGAGTCACTTGGCTAAGGGCGTGGGGACCAAAATGGTGGGAGATCACCGATCCCAATGGGGAGCCAGGAATGGAGCTATCCGTAGACAGTCTTGGGCGTGGCGTAGCTTGGGTGAGACCGACCAATTACTATTCCTATGAAATATGGGAAAACGAAAGTGATGTGAGAAATTCTTCTTATAACATTCGCAGGACCTACTACTATAATAACCCGGAGTCTGAGTACTTTGGTCAGGAAGTGCAGTTAGATCCCAATAGATTGGATTCAATGGTTCAGTTTTACCCTATGCTCACCAAGATAGAGGGCACGGCTGAATACCTGGAAGGAGCTAATTATGGACGATCGTTTAAGGATGTCTATTTAATGCGACTGGCTGAAACCTACCTATTACGGGCGGAAGCCCATTTTCTAAATGGAAATGCAGATCTTGCCGCAGAAGACATCAACGAGGTACGTCTGAGGGCAAATGCCAATTCCATTACGGGAGCCGATGTTGATCTTGATTTTATATTGGATGAAAGGGCCCGGGAGCTTATCATTGAAGAAAATAGAAGGTTGACGCTTAATAGAATGGGGGAACTAGTAGAACGCACCAAAAGGTATAATCCTCAAAGTGGCCCCACCATTCAGGATTACCATGAGTTGTTTCCAATTCCACAGACTACCATTGATGCAAATATCGATGCGGACATGCCGCAGAATCCTGGGTATTTATAA
- a CDS encoding helix-turn-helix domain-containing protein, translating into MTDSEHHPSGRSKAGESGIWYHEENPGPITSLPFINQFGSMKFSKVRMDENMRPHLNDGIEIHFIESGKYDWVIENRSVELLPDDLSITAPWHWNGSPAGKMDMGQINWLIIKPDAFSPGAPLQLGSWSKLSTDFQEELGNMIAAEKGMVLRKARFFKKYFSEIKEELQHQREGYAKVIGNLIENLLIELYRDLKHRKSKIDEDDHFIEQLTALVQSDLTKKWGVEDMASHFGMGKTKFTDEVKRLTGYPPNSFIINLKIEKAKAQILDPNGMDLSDIAYNCGFSSLQHFTTTFSHRTGITPGKYQNQLRKREDN; encoded by the coding sequence ATGACTGATAGTGAACATCACCCCTCAGGAAGATCAAAAGCAGGTGAATCAGGTATTTGGTACCACGAGGAAAATCCCGGCCCCATCACATCTCTTCCTTTTATCAACCAATTTGGCAGCATGAAATTTTCAAAAGTCCGAATGGATGAAAATATGCGTCCACACCTAAATGACGGTATCGAAATTCACTTTATCGAAAGTGGTAAATACGACTGGGTCATTGAAAATCGCTCTGTGGAACTGCTGCCCGATGACTTATCCATTACCGCTCCATGGCATTGGAATGGCAGCCCGGCAGGAAAAATGGACATGGGACAGATCAATTGGCTGATTATAAAGCCTGATGCTTTTTCTCCTGGGGCTCCATTGCAGCTTGGCAGTTGGTCCAAGTTGTCCACGGACTTCCAGGAAGAGCTTGGCAATATGATTGCCGCCGAAAAAGGTATGGTGCTCAGAAAAGCACGGTTTTTCAAAAAGTACTTTTCTGAAATAAAGGAAGAACTGCAGCATCAACGAGAGGGTTACGCGAAGGTCATTGGAAATCTCATTGAAAATTTACTGATCGAGCTGTACCGTGACCTGAAACACCGCAAATCAAAGATCGATGAAGATGATCATTTTATTGAGCAACTGACTGCTTTGGTGCAAAGCGACCTCACCAAAAAATGGGGCGTAGAAGATATGGCCAGCCACTTTGGGATGGGAAAGACTAAATTCACCGATGAAGTAAAGCGGCTCACCGGATATCCCCCAAACAGCTTTATCATCAACCTCAAAATAGAAAAGGCCAAAGCCCAAATCCTGGATCCCAATGGAATGGACCTTTCGGATATTGCCTATAACTGTGGCTTTTCATCCCTACAACATTTCACCACTACATTTTCGCACCGAACGGGCATCACTCCTGGCAAGTACCAAAATCAGTTGAGGAAGCGTGAGGATAATTGA